The Anaerolineae bacterium genome includes a region encoding these proteins:
- the rplL gene encoding 50S ribosomal protein L7/L12: MTKEEIIEAIANMSVLELAELVKALEEKFGVSAAVPMMAAMPAAGAAEAAAPAEEEKTEFDVILKEVGAKKIQVIKVVRELTNLGLKEAKDLVDSAPAKVLEAVSKETAEQAKAKLEAEGATVEIK, from the coding sequence TCGCCAATATGAGCGTGCTGGAACTGGCCGAGCTGGTCAAGGCGCTGGAAGAGAAGTTCGGTGTGAGCGCCGCCGTGCCGATGATGGCCGCCATGCCCGCGGCCGGCGCCGCCGAAGCGGCCGCCCCGGCCGAGGAAGAGAAGACCGAGTTCGACGTCATCCTCAAGGAAGTGGGCGCCAAGAAGATCCAGGTCATCAAGGTCGTGCGCGAGCTCACGAACCTGGGCCTGAAAGAGGCCAAGGACCTGGTGGACAGCGCGCCGGCCAAGGTGCTGGAAGCCGTCTCCAAAGAGACCGCAGAGCAGGCCAAGGCTAAGCTCGAGGCGGAAGGCGCTACCGTCGAGATCAAGTAA
- a CDS encoding NAD+ synthase → MEDPWHDIDAALELDVELVRRHLTAWIRDQLQRAGFGRAVIGLSGGIDSSLSCFLTAEAIGAENVLALWIPYRTSNPVHFADARQVAEMLGVTLKTVEITPMVDPYLEQFPDMPARRRGNVMARARMIVLYDHSEIWQGLVVGSSNKTEWWLGYGTLYGDMACALNPLGDLYKTQVRQLARAMGVPAQIIAKPPTADLWPGQTDEGELGFTYADMDRALYLLIDCGLSTEEAVQRGLPPALVQGMWQRVQATEFKRRLPLVAKLPPEAFPRR, encoded by the coding sequence ATGGAAGATCCATGGCACGACATTGACGCGGCGTTAGAGCTGGATGTGGAGCTGGTGCGCCGGCATCTCACCGCATGGATCCGCGATCAGCTTCAGCGCGCTGGCTTCGGGCGCGCGGTGATCGGCCTTTCCGGCGGTATTGACTCCTCCCTGTCCTGTTTCCTGACGGCCGAGGCCATTGGCGCCGAGAACGTGTTGGCGCTGTGGATACCCTACCGCACCTCGAACCCGGTCCACTTTGCCGACGCCCGGCAGGTGGCGGAGATGCTGGGCGTGACGCTGAAGACGGTGGAGATCACCCCGATGGTGGATCCCTACCTGGAGCAGTTTCCGGATATGCCGGCGCGCCGGCGCGGCAACGTCATGGCGCGCGCCCGCATGATCGTGTTATACGACCATTCGGAAATCTGGCAGGGATTGGTGGTTGGCTCGAGCAACAAGACCGAGTGGTGGCTGGGCTACGGCACACTGTACGGCGATATGGCCTGTGCGCTGAACCCGCTGGGGGACCTGTACAAGACGCAGGTGCGGCAGTTGGCCAGGGCCATGGGGGTGCCGGCGCAGATCATCGCCAAGCCGCCGACGGCAGACCTGTGGCCGGGCCAGACCGACGAGGGCGAGCTGGGCTTCACCTATGCCGACATGGACCGCGCGCTATATCTTCTGATTGACTGTGGGCTGAGCACGGAGGAAGCGGTGCAGCGCGGCCTGCCGCCGGCGCTGGTGCAGGGGATGTGGCAGCGCGTGCAGGCCACGGAGTTCAAGCGCCGGCTTCCTCTGGTGGCGAAACTGCCGCCCGAGGCATTTCCCAGGCGCTGA
- a CDS encoding prolipoprotein diacylglyceryl transferase, whose protein sequence is MPTVLFHIGSRPIYTYTVLVDAGLLLGLLMTWWLGRRRGLSPPALMDVLSIVLTGGLLGGRLLYVLFNLAYFSQHPLESLAIWRGGISFHGAFIGGGVALLIWSAAGRRPIWQWADLLCPALALGGVFGWLACLAGGCAYGEAGRGALYLRAPDIYGVVARRFPTQWFGIGQSLLLLGILLWAPFRQRAGLPTALYLIGYFGGQFVLEFWRGDEVPYLGALRLTQWLDLLLFLAGLALLVSWSKGRQPASSSPDLSPPEEAFPNP, encoded by the coding sequence ATGCCCACCGTGCTGTTTCATATCGGGAGCCGCCCGATCTACACCTACACCGTGCTGGTAGACGCCGGCCTACTGCTGGGACTGCTGATGACCTGGTGGCTGGGCCGGCGCCGCGGCCTCTCTCCACCGGCGCTGATGGACGTTCTCAGCATCGTGCTCACCGGCGGACTGTTGGGGGGACGTCTGCTGTATGTTCTTTTTAACCTAGCCTATTTCTCTCAGCATCCTTTGGAAAGCCTGGCCATTTGGCGGGGCGGCATCTCGTTTCATGGGGCGTTCATCGGCGGCGGTGTCGCCCTGTTGATATGGTCGGCCGCCGGCCGCCGGCCCATCTGGCAGTGGGCTGACCTCCTCTGTCCTGCCCTGGCGCTGGGGGGTGTCTTCGGCTGGCTGGCCTGTCTGGCCGGCGGTTGTGCCTACGGTGAAGCCGGCCGGGGAGCGCTCTACCTGCGCGCCCCGGACATCTACGGGGTCGTGGCGCGGCGCTTTCCCACGCAGTGGTTCGGCATAGGGCAAAGCCTTCTGCTCCTGGGCATCCTGCTCTGGGCACCCTTCCGCCAGCGCGCCGGCCTTCCCACCGCGTTGTACCTCATCGGCTACTTCGGCGGCCAGTTCGTGCTGGAGTTCTGGCGCGGCGATGAGGTGCCGTACCTGGGTGCTCTGCGCCTGACACAGTGGCTGGACCTTCTGCTGTTCCTGGCCGGCCTGGCCCTGCTGGTGTCCTGGAGCAAAGGGCGCCAGCCGGCTTCCTCCTCCCCGGACCTCTCCCCGCCGGAAGAGGCTTTTCCCAACCCATAA
- a CDS encoding NTP transferase domain-containing protein has product MKAVVMAGGEGSRLRPLTIGRPKPMVPVANKPIIAHILDLLKRHGITEVVVTLQYMAETIQDFLGTGQSWGMNIHYSVEEEPLGTAGSVKNAQQYLDETFIIISGDALTDFDLQAILDYHRQKRALATITLYRVPNPLEYGVVITDEEGHIRQFLEKPSWSEVISDTVNTGIYVLEPEVLDHIPAGKAFDFSKDLFPVMLERNDPLFGYIADGYWCDIGNIPEYMRATADLLAGRVKAEPLGEHIGGNIWVEPGVEIAPDAKLYGPIYLGREVKIKGGVTIHGPTVIRDYSIVDNRAHVDRCIIWRNSYIGEACELRGTIVGRQCNLHTNVMTFEGAVIGDRTIVGRNAVIHANVKIWPEKEIEAGVNVYSSLIWGAQSRRTLFGRFGVTGMVNIDLTPEFAAKLGAAFGATLPKGSTVTINRDPHRSPRMLKRATISGLPSAGINVLDLRTMPIPVACYYTRTSDAVGGVHLRVSPFDQRVVDIRFMDKDGLNLSKSVERNIERVFFREDFRRVYLDDIGTISYAQGVAERYIDGFLKAVNVPAIRERRFRIVCDYAYSPVTYVMPNILNQLHVDTVPLNAHIDESKMSIGQDEFEKALWEMALITGALSADLGVRFDVGGEKLFIADNRGKILPNGVALAAMAVLAWETMGPGAIVVPVHQSHILERLAARYGASVRRTKTDLPTLTRAALEEGVIMAGDGTGNFIFPAFQPAADGMMAAVKLLEFLAVQKTSLSRIVDSLPAFHIARGRVECPWELKGTVMRKLNEQYKDYGADMTDGIKIYFSEEQWVLVLPDPDTPEFHIYAEANSMENARELVHKYERIIAGLQE; this is encoded by the coding sequence GTGAAGGCGGTTGTCATGGCAGGAGGAGAAGGCTCACGCTTGCGGCCCCTCACCATCGGCCGGCCCAAGCCAATGGTCCCCGTCGCCAATAAACCGATTATCGCCCATATTCTGGACCTGCTGAAGCGCCACGGCATCACCGAGGTGGTGGTGACCCTGCAGTATATGGCGGAGACCATCCAGGATTTCCTGGGGACGGGCCAGAGCTGGGGCATGAACATCCATTATTCGGTGGAGGAAGAGCCTCTGGGCACCGCCGGCAGTGTCAAGAACGCCCAGCAGTACCTGGATGAGACCTTCATTATCATCAGCGGCGACGCCCTTACCGATTTCGACCTGCAGGCCATCCTGGACTACCACCGTCAGAAGCGCGCCCTTGCCACCATCACCCTGTACCGCGTGCCCAACCCCTTGGAGTACGGCGTGGTCATCACCGACGAGGAAGGACACATCCGCCAGTTCCTGGAAAAGCCGAGCTGGAGCGAGGTGATCTCGGATACGGTCAACACGGGCATTTATGTGCTCGAGCCGGAGGTGCTGGACCACATCCCCGCCGGCAAGGCCTTCGACTTCAGCAAGGACCTGTTCCCCGTGATGCTGGAGCGTAATGATCCCCTCTTCGGTTATATTGCCGATGGATACTGGTGCGATATCGGCAACATTCCCGAGTACATGCGCGCTACCGCGGACCTGCTCGCCGGCCGGGTCAAGGCGGAGCCGCTGGGGGAGCATATCGGGGGGAACATCTGGGTGGAGCCGGGCGTGGAGATTGCCCCGGACGCCAAGCTGTACGGCCCAATTTACCTGGGGCGCGAGGTCAAGATCAAGGGCGGCGTCACCATCCACGGCCCTACCGTGATACGCGATTATTCCATCGTGGATAACAGGGCGCATGTGGACCGCTGTATCATCTGGCGCAACTCCTACATTGGGGAGGCCTGCGAACTGCGCGGCACCATCGTCGGCCGGCAGTGCAACCTTCACACGAACGTCATGACGTTCGAGGGCGCGGTCATCGGAGACCGCACCATTGTCGGGCGCAACGCGGTGATCCACGCCAACGTGAAGATCTGGCCGGAGAAGGAGATTGAGGCCGGCGTCAACGTCTATTCCAGCCTGATCTGGGGGGCGCAAAGCCGGCGCACCCTCTTCGGGCGCTTCGGCGTCACCGGCATGGTGAACATTGATCTGACGCCGGAGTTCGCCGCCAAATTGGGGGCGGCGTTCGGCGCCACGTTGCCGAAGGGCAGTACCGTGACCATCAACCGCGACCCGCACCGCAGTCCCCGCATGCTGAAGCGCGCCACGATCTCCGGCCTGCCCTCCGCCGGCATCAACGTGCTGGACCTGCGCACCATGCCCATCCCCGTCGCCTGCTACTACACCCGCACCAGCGACGCCGTCGGCGGCGTGCACCTGCGCGTCTCCCCCTTCGACCAGCGCGTGGTGGACATTCGCTTCATGGACAAGGATGGGCTGAACCTGAGCAAGTCGGTCGAGCGCAACATTGAACGGGTCTTCTTCCGCGAGGACTTTCGCCGGGTCTATCTGGACGATATCGGCACGATTTCCTATGCCCAGGGCGTGGCCGAACGCTATATTGACGGTTTCCTGAAGGCGGTCAACGTGCCGGCCATCCGGGAACGCCGCTTCCGCATTGTCTGCGACTATGCCTATTCACCCGTGACCTATGTCATGCCCAACATCCTCAACCAGCTCCATGTGGACACGGTGCCCCTCAACGCCCATATTGACGAAAGCAAGATGTCGATCGGGCAGGACGAGTTCGAGAAAGCCCTCTGGGAGATGGCGCTCATCACCGGGGCGCTGAGCGCGGACCTGGGCGTGCGCTTCGATGTAGGTGGGGAGAAATTGTTCATCGCCGATAATCGCGGTAAAATTCTTCCCAACGGTGTGGCCCTGGCGGCGATGGCGGTGCTGGCCTGGGAGACCATGGGGCCGGGGGCCATCGTGGTGCCGGTGCACCAGTCCCATATCCTGGAGCGGCTGGCGGCCCGGTATGGGGCCAGCGTGCGGCGGACGAAGACCGATCTGCCGACCCTGACGCGCGCCGCGTTGGAGGAGGGGGTCATCATGGCCGGCGACGGCACCGGCAACTTCATCTTCCCGGCCTTTCAGCCGGCCGCCGACGGCATGATGGCGGCCGTCAAACTGCTCGAGTTCCTGGCCGTGCAGAAGACCTCCCTCTCCCGCATCGTGGATTCCCTGCCGGCGTTCCATATTGCCCGCGGCCGGGTGGAATGCCCCTGGGAGCTGAAGGGCACCGTCATGCGCAAGCTCAACGAGCAGTACAAGGACTACGGTGCCGACATGACCGACGGCATCAAGATTTACTTCTCTGAGGAGCAGTGGGTCTTGGTCCTGCCGGACCCGGACACGCCGGAGTTTCATATCTACGCTGAGGCGAATTCCATGGAGAACGCCCGCGAGCTGGTGCATAAGTACGAGCGCATCATCGCCGGCCTGCAGGAATAG
- a CDS encoding glycosyltransferase, producing MEQALALTASVIVPARNAGATLPACLQALERQTAGGRILEIIVVDDGSSDDTAEIARRAGAVVLQLPGRGAAAARNLGARQARGAILLFTDADCEPAPDWAEAMLAPFAEAEVVGVKGTYCTRQQELTARFVQLEYEDKYRRMARRRYIDFIDTYSAGYRRDIFLRYGGFDESFPRANVEDQEFSFRLAAAGHKMVFQPRAVVCHQHAANLPAYVRKKFWIGFWKVKVHLRHPGKAVDDSHTPPVLKLQILLLGLACMGLIAGLFWRSGWTLAGASLAAFLVSTIPFCVRAWSRDRTVALLAPAFLLARAGALGFGLAAGILTNLLRALRR from the coding sequence ATGGAACAGGCCCTTGCGCTGACAGCGTCGGTGATCGTGCCGGCCAGAAACGCCGGCGCCACCCTGCCGGCCTGCCTGCAGGCGCTGGAACGCCAGACCGCCGGAGGGCGCATCCTCGAAATTATCGTCGTGGATGACGGCTCCAGCGACGATACCGCGGAGATTGCCCGGCGGGCCGGCGCAGTTGTGCTTCAGCTCCCCGGGCGCGGCGCGGCCGCCGCCCGCAACCTGGGCGCCCGACAGGCCCGCGGGGCCATCCTGCTCTTCACCGACGCCGACTGCGAGCCGGCGCCCGACTGGGCAGAGGCCATGCTGGCGCCTTTCGCGGAGGCGGAGGTTGTCGGGGTCAAGGGCACCTACTGCACCCGCCAGCAGGAGCTTACGGCGCGCTTCGTGCAGTTGGAATATGAGGATAAGTATCGCCGCATGGCGCGCCGGCGCTATATTGACTTCATTGATACATACTCCGCCGGCTACCGCCGCGACATCTTCCTGCGCTACGGCGGCTTCGATGAATCCTTCCCCCGCGCCAACGTGGAAGATCAGGAATTCTCCTTCCGCCTGGCCGCCGCCGGCCATAAAATGGTGTTTCAGCCGCGCGCCGTGGTGTGCCATCAGCATGCGGCCAACCTGCCGGCCTATGTGCGCAAGAAGTTCTGGATCGGCTTCTGGAAGGTCAAGGTCCACCTGCGCCATCCCGGCAAGGCGGTGGACGACAGCCACACGCCCCCGGTGCTGAAACTGCAGATACTCCTGTTGGGGCTGGCCTGCATGGGGCTGATCGCCGGCCTCTTCTGGAGATCCGGCTGGACGCTGGCCGGCGCTTCTCTGGCGGCATTCCTGGTCTCCACCATCCCCTTCTGCGTGCGCGCCTGGTCCAGGGACCGGACAGTGGCACTGCTGGCGCCGGCCTTTCTCCTGGCACGGGCCGGCGCGCTGGGGTTCGGACTGGCCGCCGGCATCCTCACTAACCTGCTCCGTGCGCTCCGCCGGTGA